Sequence from the Leptospira johnsonii genome:
TCGTCTTCTCTAGTATTACAAATGATAGAAGGAAAATCGTAACCCGGGCCGGTACGAGCAGAGCTGGATTTAGATAAGTATTTTAATTTTCCAGGAATGGTTTTAACTGCCACACCATCTATCTTTCTATCCGTAGATTCAGGCAGCAGAAACCCTCCAAAATAATTCGCATCATTGGAGCAGTATAATTTTGCAGAATAGCGGATGGAATATTTAGTGGGAACTATACTACAGGTTCGGTTGGCTTGGAAATTATAAGGTTTACAAGTTTCTTCCGCAGATGCTTGCATGATAACCTTGTTTGATTCTATCTTATAAGTTCCTGAATAGCCTCCGCATCCGTCTCCATCGTAATTTTCAAAAAATGTAAAGTCTTCTCTGAATTCCAAGTACCAACCGAAGGTCCTATTCTCAGGTCCCCAATAAATTCCGAGTAAATTAGATTGTTTTGTTTCGAAATCCGGTCTGTTTTCGGATGCGAGATTTATATAAATGCCGGCAAGGATGAGAAGTGCAAATAGAAGCTTTTTCATTATGAATGTATTGGTATTAGACCCGATCCGAATGAACAGGCCTAATACTCGTTTAACGTTCGATATTAAGGAATTAACTTGGTCGGAATTTCCTTTTTATCAATTTCCTTTCTCTGAGTCTTATTCTGTCCATGTCTATAATCCGAAATAGCTTGATAAACAGATTTTCTCACTCGATTGATCCCACCTAGAGGCTTGTGCTCTTGGAGAGAATGCCAAGGAGTATAGGATACATTTTCACAAAGAGAATCCATCTTTTCATTTGTAAATTCCTGCTTAGGGATCAGTATTTCTGCTACTGGATAGAATGGAGAAACCTCTTCATCCCATACAACGGCTGGATCTTCCACCGGCATAGACTTAGGATCTTTTTGGAGCTGAACCATAAAAGTAAAACAAGCGGAGGACTCCTTCAGTTGTTTACTCATTATCTCTCTTAAATAGTTTTCAGCCGGACTATCCGGTATTTCCGATTTAGTTTCCGAACAAGGTTTCACGGAATATTTCACCGCCTTCCCTTCTCCAAAAGCGTAAGGGGTTGTGGACCAATAACGAATTTCTAATGGACTTGTGATTTTTTTGCCTCGGATGGCTCTTACTTTAGAAAGACCGCCCAGTTTCCAAGCAAAAGGATTCCAACCGAAAAAATAAGAACCGGGTTTACCTGCAAACGCAGCTTCGAATAAAGCCAAGTATTCATCCGGTGCACCTACAGGAAGAATTGGGTGATTGATCAGTAAAAAATCCTGAGTTGTCTCTTTCGCTTCTTCAGCTAAGATCTTTTTTCCAGGAACGTCGAAAAGTTTTATCCCAACTCCCCGAATGTCTCCTTCCAAGTCCGCTTTCGGTTTTTGAGATCCATTGGAGAAACGAACCAAACTTTGATATGATTTTCCTGGCTGGAGAACTCCCAACTTATACTGCGGGTCTAGATCTTTTTTTACAGTAAAGGTTGCAGTCACACAGCCATGATGTTTCGGATGTGCGTCTCTTCTTACAACGGCCCCATCTTTATAGGATTCTTTAAGCGAGGTTAGAGTCAGTTCCAAAGTCCGCTTTGCGATAGATTCTTCCTCAGGAAAGGAGTATTCTTTTCCCAATTCCACAGAATCCGGAATCTTTACGTAAGGTCCCCCACAGGAAAGTGAGAATATTAAAGAGAAGAGAAGTAAGATAGAAAGCTTTTGTCCCATGGCCTGATTCTGTCCCGGGAAATTCTTTTGTCCATATAAAAGAGGCAGACAATCTATTGCCTGTGCTCTTATTTCGATCGGTTTTAAAATAAAAAAGGGACTCTTTTCGGAGTCCCCTCGTTAAACCTGTTCGCGGTCTCATGCAACCGCGAACCATTCTGATTAAAAGATTCTTACCAGCGATAGTGGCTGAATGCTTTGTTTGCATCTGCCATTTTGCGGATATCTTCTTTCTTCTTGATTGCTGCTCCGGTGCCTTTTTGAGCCTCGATAAATTCTGCAGCAAGCTTGTTAGCCATTCCTTTCTCGTTTCTATCTCTAGAATAACGGATCAACCATCTGATTCCAAGAGCTAAACGTCTTTCAGGACGAACTTCGATCGGAA
This genomic interval carries:
- a CDS encoding catalase family protein yields the protein MGQKLSILLLFSLIFSLSCGGPYVKIPDSVELGKEYSFPEEESIAKRTLELTLTSLKESYKDGAVVRRDAHPKHHGCVTATFTVKKDLDPQYKLGVLQPGKSYQSLVRFSNGSQKPKADLEGDIRGVGIKLFDVPGKKILAEEAKETTQDFLLINHPILPVGAPDEYLALFEAAFAGKPGSYFFGWNPFAWKLGGLSKVRAIRGKKITSPLEIRYWSTTPYAFGEGKAVKYSVKPCSETKSEIPDSPAENYLREIMSKQLKESSACFTFMVQLQKDPKSMPVEDPAVVWDEEVSPFYPVAEILIPKQEFTNEKMDSLCENVSYTPWHSLQEHKPLGGINRVRKSVYQAISDYRHGQNKTQRKEIDKKEIPTKLIP